Proteins from one Triticum aestivum cultivar Chinese Spring chromosome 7A, IWGSC CS RefSeq v2.1, whole genome shotgun sequence genomic window:
- the LOC123149609 gene encoding 60S ribosomal protein L27-3 — protein sequence MVKFLKPGKAVILLQGRYAGKKAVIVRVFEEGTRDRPYGHCLVAGLAKYPKKVIRKDSAKKTAKKSRVKVFLKLVNFTHLMPTRYTLDVDLKEVASGAPDSLTSKDKKVGAAKAAKAKLEERFKTGKNRWFFTKLRF from the coding sequence ATGGTGAAGTTCCTGAAGCCGGGCAAGGCGGTGATCCTGCTGCAGGGAAGGTACGCCGGGAAGAAGGCGGTGATCGTGCGCGTGTTCGAGgagggcacccgcgaccgccccTACGGGCACTGCCTCGTCGCCGGCCTGGCCAAGTACCCGAAGAAGGTGATCCGCAAGGACTCGGCCAAAAAGACGGCCAAGAAGTCCCGCGTCAAGGTGTTCCTCAAGCTCGTCAACTTCACCCACCTCATGCCCACCCGCTACACCCTCGACGTCGACCTCAAGGAGGTGGCCTCCGGCGCGCCCGACTCCCTCACCTCCAAGGACAAGAAGGTGGGCGCCGCCAAGGCCGCCAAGGCCAAGCTCGAGGAGCGGTTCAAGACCGGCAAGAACAGGTGGTTCTTCACCAAGCTCCGCTTCTAG